One genomic window of Oncorhynchus clarkii lewisi isolate Uvic-CL-2024 chromosome 5, UVic_Ocla_1.0, whole genome shotgun sequence includes the following:
- the LOC139409641 gene encoding interleukin-1 beta-like: MELKLADALPSSYSESMEFDAECCLPGAKGGPEMELHKGLTFDLEVIQQHQVGMRQVAHLVMVLHRMKHTFQKSDSTHTPLGMECTDDQLSGIIMDNLLEECVMERVQEPEGAVDKKAEGTFKRLDSPRQCTLCDSYQKSLVHNPETMVLCAVTLRGGIDHQRDRLTAKLHCKHTTFNLSMYNINMKNSHTIQAQPVALRIASSDFNLSCSKQTDSTAPILQLERSSDDQLRTISAQGDTARFLFYMTTKGISLTTFESAKYPDWFISTSLEQRQPVAMCQKEDLRKLTNFYDNN, translated from the exons ATGGAGTTGAAATTGGCCGATGCTCTGCCGAG CTCTTATTCGGAGAGTATGGAGTTTGATGCGGAATGCTGCCTGCCTGGTGCGAAG GGTGGACCAGAGATGGAGCTGCACAAGGGCCTGACCTTTGACCTGGAGGTTATCCAGCAGCATCAGGTAGGCATGAGACAGGTGGCTCACCTGGTGATGGTGCTGCACAGGATGAAACACACCTTTCAGAAGTCCGactccacacacactcccctgggCATGGAGTGCACCGACGACCAGCTTTCAGGCATCATCATGGACAACCTGTTGGAAG AGTGTGTGATGGAGCGGGTCCAGGAGCCAGAGGGAGCGGTGGATAAAAAGGCTGAGGGGACCTTCAAGCGACTGGACAGCCCCAGGCAGTGCACCCTGTGTGACAGTTACCAGAAGAGCCTGGTGCACAACCCTGAAACCATGGTGCTATGTGCCGTTACACTGCGGGGCGGCATCGACCACCAGAGAGATAGGCTAACTGCCAAACTACACTGCAAGCACA cgacGTTCAACCTCTCCATGTATAATATTAATATGAAGAACTCCCACACTATCCAGGCCCAGCCAGTTGCCTTGAGGATTGCCAGTAGCGACTTCAACTTGTCCTGCtccaagcagacagacagcacagcTCCCATCCTACAGTTGGAg cgGAGTTCTGACGACCAGTTGAGGACCATCAGCGCTCAGGGAGACACAGCCCGCTTCCTCTTCTACATGACAACCAAAGGCATCTCCCTGACCACCTTCGAGTCGGCCAAGTACCCCGACTGGTTCATCAGCACCTCACTGGAGCAACGCCAGCCCGTAGCGATGTGTCAGAAAGAGGACCTCAGAAAGCTCACCAACTTCTATGACAAcaactaa
- the LOC139408447 gene encoding LOW QUALITY PROTEIN: metal transporter CNNM3-like (The sequence of the model RefSeq protein was modified relative to this genomic sequence to represent the inferred CDS: deleted 1 base in 1 codon): MVASLADLRFLLMILLLCWRIRDGACTQQAPWVLGLRLEDPEGQVYMKERIISAPQGASFKLRLFGWDLNGTWPWVAFAGTRQEETGVVEDAADPCEQETRRVSAAFQVTGEFTADEEYSGLITVQTRDKSSISPAASSTGGGDDANPTYHHLCVLKNGSWVSVGPDRLQINNDAGLPADYIPPWGMAVLIVLLILVCGVLRSVNLSLLWLDPLELYVFHSCGSEEDKRAAKRLEPIRRRGNCLVCSLLFLCALGHSVLGVLLYRVLGSIAPAVFTSGFLIFLVSELVPHIVCSGYGFQLAPGFTWLAQVCMVLTCPLSCPLGLVLDLVLRRDISTCGVRERAMEMIRTNVNDPYSEFVKEEFSRGALRRKTVEDILTPLNDCFMLPSTAVLDFTTMSEIMQSGYTRVPIYEEEKSNIVEILFVKDLALVDPDDCTPMTTITKFYNHPLHFVFNDTKLDAMLEEFKKGNSALAIVQKVNNEGEGEPFYEVLGLVTLEDVIEEIIKSEILDESDGYMDMKVKRPMAPLEIPLEPRSVHQEFSLFKLPEGEPKIRTSPQLLLATHRFLSREVEHFSPARVSEKVLFHLLRHPSVNQEVHFDPSNRLSPDHYLYTRNHPVDYFILLLQGRVEVEIGKEGLKFENGAFTYYGVSALTAPTSVHQSPVSTQRRPPRDPFEMGDATSPSSYCPDYTVHALTDLQLIRVTRMQYLNALMASRVGQSPESPEIKILPNSQTKLLNERNTVTQGHPQEVAVNPRKVQRKRRLMGNEVLSVRTMCYSDNQQGGFLKKIYIFISESLISGMQ, translated from the exons ATGGTGGCCAGCTTGGCAGACCTACGGTTCTTGTTGATGATATTATTGCTCTGCTGGAGGATCAGGGACGGCGCCTGCACCCAGCAAGCCCCGTGGGTTCTGGGGCTGCGACTGGAGGACCCAGAAGGCCAGGTGTATATGAAGGAGCGGATCATCTCTGCGCCGCAAGGGGCCAGTTTCAAGCTTCGGCTGTTCGGTTGGGATCTAAATGGGACCTGGCCGTGGGTGGCGTTCGCTGGAACAAGACAGGAGGAGACCGGGGTGGTGGAGGATGCAGCTGACCCGTGCGAGCAAGAGACCCGCCGTGTCTCCGCCGCCTTCCAGGTCACCGGGGAGTTCACAGCGGACGAGGAGTACAGCGGGTTGATAACGGTACAGACGCGGGACAAGAGCAGCATCTCTCCCGCTGCATCCTCCACGGGAGGAGGGGATGATGCCAACCCTACTTACCACCACCTGTGTGTGCTGAAGAACGGAAGCTGGGTTTCGGTGGGACCGGACAGGTTGCAGATCAACAACGACGCAGGTCTCCCGGCAGACTACATCCCTCCGTGGGGTATGGCGGTGCTGATCGTGCTGCTGATCCTGGTGTGCGGGGTACTGAGGAGTGTGAACCTCAGCCTGTTGTGGCTGGACCCCCTGGAGCTCTACGTTTTCCACAGCTGCGGCTCCGAGGAGGACAAACGGGCCGCCAAGCGCCTCGAGCCAATCCGGAGACGAGGCAACTGCCTG GTGTGTTCTCTGCTGTTCCTGTGCGCTCTGGGCCACTCAGTTCTCGGTGTGCTACTCTACAGGGTCCTGGGTTCCATAGCGCCCGCCGTCTTCACCAGTGGGTTCCTCATCTTCCTGGTGTCAGAGCTTGTTCCCCACATAGTGTGTTCCGGCTACGGCTTCCAGCTAGCCCCAGGCTTCACCTGGCTGGCACAG GTGTGTATGGTGCTGACGTGCCCACTGTCGTGCCCGCTGGGCCTGGTGCTGGATCTGGTGTTGAGACGTGACATCAGCACCTGCGGTGTGAGGGAGAGGGCTATGGAGATGATCCGCACCAACGTCAATGATCCCTACAG TGAGTTTGTGAAGGAGGAGTTTAGCCGTGGTGCACTGCGCAGGAAGACCGTGGAGGACATCCTGACTCCACTGAACGACTGTTTCATGCTGCCGTCCACCGCTGTGCTGGACTTCACCACCATGTCAGAGATCATGCAGAGTGGATACACACGAGTCCCCATCTATGAAGAGGAGAA GTCCAACATCGTGGAGATCTTGTTCGTGAAGGACCTGGCTCTGGTCGATCCTGACGACTGTACTCCCATGACGACCATCACCAAGTTCTACAATCACCCACTGCACTTTGTCTTCAATGACACTAAACTGGACGCCATGCTGGAGGAGTtcaagaaag gaAACTCTGCCCTGGCCATTGTTCAGAAGGTGAACAACGAGGGGGAGGGGGAA CCCTTCTACGAGGTGCTGGGATTGGTCACCTTGGAGGATGTCATAGAGGAGATCATCAAATCAGAGATCCTGGATGAGTCAGACggctaca TGGACATGAAGGTGAAGCGTCCCATGGCCCCTCTGGAGATTCCTCTGGAACCTCGCAGTGTCCACCAAGAGTTCTCTCTGTTCAAACTCCCAGAGGGAGAACCCAAGATCCGCACCTCACCTCAGCTACTGCTGGCCACACACCGCTTCCTCTCCAGAG AGGTAGAGCACTTCAGTCCAGCCCGCGTGTCAGAGAAGGTGTTGTTCCACCTGCTCCGTCACCCCAGTGTCAACCAGGAAGTTCACTTTGACCCCTCCAACCGCCTGAGCCCCGACCATTACCTCTACACACGCAACCACCCTGTAGACTACTTCATACTGCTActacag GGGCGTGTGGAGGTTGAAATCGGTAAAGAGGGCTTGAAGTTTGAAAACGGAGCGTTCACATACTACGGTGTGTCTGCACTCACAGCGCCAACCTCAG tgcacCAGTCTCCAGTTTCGACCCAGCGTCGTCCTCCCAGGGATCCATTTGAGATGGGAGACGCCACCAGCCCGTCCAGCTACTGTCCTGACTACACCGTCCACGCCCTCACTGATCTGCAGCTCATacgg GTGACTCGGATGCAGTACCTGAATGCTTTGATGGCGTCGCGTGTTGGCCAGAGCCCAGAATCTCCTGAGATCAAGATCCTGCCTAACAGTCAGACCAAGCTGCTCAACGAGAGGAACACTGTCACACAAG GACACCCACAGGAG GTGGCAGTAAATCCCAGGAAAGTTCAACGGAAGAGGAGGCTCATGGGTAATGAAGTTCTCTCTGTCAGAACTATGTGTTACTCAGACAACCAACAAGGAGGCTTTTTAAAAAAGATCTATATTTTTATCAGTGAATCTCTTATCTctggaatgcagtga